One genomic window of Bacteroidota bacterium includes the following:
- the aroC gene encoding chorismate synthase, with protein sequence MAGNTFGILFKLTTFGESHGEALGGIIDGCPSGLALDLDFIQHELDRRRPGQSHIVTQRKEGDKVEFLSGNFEGKTTGTPIGFIIRNENQRSKDYDHNVDSYRPSHADYTYDVKYGIRDHRGGGRSSARETVSRVVAGAIAKLILKQYGIAINAYTSQVGEIKLMKDYRKLDLTKTDSNIVRCPDALIAETMINRIEQVRKDGDTIGGVISCVATGVPPGLGEPVFDKLHADLGKAMLSINAVKGFEYGSGFDGVTMKGSEHNDQFVVSNKEVHTKTNHSGGIQGGISNGEDIYFRVAFKPVATIMKKQTTINSKKEEVEMAGKGRHDPCVLPRAVPIVEAMAALVLVDHILRNKTTNF encoded by the coding sequence ATGGCAGGTAATACTTTCGGAATACTTTTTAAGTTGACCACTTTTGGTGAATCGCATGGCGAAGCTTTGGGTGGAATTATTGATGGCTGTCCTTCGGGATTGGCCCTTGATCTTGATTTTATTCAGCACGAACTGGACAGGAGAAGGCCAGGCCAATCTCATATTGTTACCCAGCGCAAAGAAGGCGATAAGGTGGAGTTCCTTTCAGGTAATTTTGAGGGTAAAACCACCGGTACACCAATAGGTTTTATCATCCGGAATGAAAATCAGCGTTCTAAAGATTATGACCATAATGTGGATTCCTATCGTCCATCGCATGCCGACTATACTTATGATGTAAAATACGGGATTCGTGATCATAGAGGCGGAGGACGCTCCTCGGCCCGCGAAACGGTGAGCAGGGTAGTGGCAGGCGCCATCGCGAAATTAATTTTAAAGCAATACGGGATCGCCATAAACGCTTACACTTCGCAGGTAGGCGAAATAAAGCTGATGAAGGATTACCGTAAACTCGATCTGACAAAAACGGACAGCAATATTGTGCGTTGTCCCGATGCGCTGATCGCAGAGACAATGATCAATCGTATTGAACAGGTGCGCAAGGATGGCGATACCATTGGAGGCGTTATTTCATGCGTAGCTACCGGAGTTCCACCCGGACTGGGTGAACCTGTTTTCGATAAGCTGCATGCCGATCTTGGCAAAGCCATGTTAAGTATAAACGCGGTAAAAGGTTTTGAATACGGTTCGGGTTTTGATGGTGTAACTATGAAAGGCTCTGAGCACAACGATCAGTTTGTCGTTTCAAATAAAGAAGTACATACGAAAACAAATCATTCCGGCGGCATACAAGGCGGGATAAGCAATGGCGAGGATATTTATTTCCGTGTCGCTTTTAAACCTGTTGCCACCATTATGAAAAAGCAAACTACCATCAATTCAAAGAAAGAAGAAGTTGAAATGGCAGGCAAGGGTCGCCACGATCCTTGTGTATTGCCCCGCGCGGTACCTATTGTTGAGGCGATGGCGGCTTTGGTATTGGTCGATCATATTTTAAGAAATAAAACGACAAATTTTTAA
- a CDS encoding AsmA family protein produces the protein MKKVLKWTGIVLLILIVLIISAPFIFKDKIIAKVKEEANKSLNAKVDFGKFDLTLISSFPKFTLSINDVSIANVGLFEGDTLFSTKNLTVSLDLMSVIKGEQYSIRSIVFDHPRINAQVLKDGKANWDITKADSAAKPEAASEPAKFKMKLSKFEIKEGYLVYNDASMNFNTTIKGLNHTLSGDFTQDLFDLQTLTSMEQFTTTYEGVTYLNKVKTNLKADLAADMPNFKFTFKQNEIALNELSFGVDGYFAMPKDDMDMDIKFKANQSEFKSFLSLIPAVYSKDFATVKTSGKLAFDGFVKGIYNDKLMPAFGVHVMINDAMFQYPSLPKAVKDITVDIKVDNKDGKPDNTIIDIHKFHVEMAGNPVDVKMHVTTPVSDANIDGSIIGRVNLASLKDVVPMDKGDELNGNITADLKLKGRVSKLEQGKYEEFDAKGQLIVMDVNYKSEKDNYDVLLKSMTLNFSPKFVELAGFDAKMGKSDIKADGRIDNLLQYVFKEQLLTGTFNMKSSLMDLNQFMTGSTEGQTPTPADTASMSVIPVPANIDFTLTTSIGKLLYTNLELSDIEGKVVIKDSRIDLQNLKMNTTTIEGSMALSGYYDTKDVNKPNINFKIDAKDLNVEKTFKTFNTVQKLAPVGKYANGKFSTQLDFIAALDKKMMPVMNTLTGGGKLQTKAVKVEGFGPMNKLADALKMEKFKKADFSDLDLSFRFEDGRVKVDPFDFKLGDVKGKIGGSNGFDQTIDYIWDLQMPRSALGSQANSVISGLVSQANSKGADLSVGDNISLKALFGGTVMNPTVKTSLKDAAGNVKEDLKAKVTEEIDKKKKELEDKAKAEADRLKKEAEDKAKAEADRLKKEAEDAANKAADEAKKKAADEAKKKLKGLFGK, from the coding sequence ATGAAAAAAGTTCTCAAGTGGACTGGTATCGTCCTTTTAATTTTAATAGTACTGATCATTTCAGCTCCGTTTATTTTTAAGGATAAGATCATCGCGAAGGTGAAAGAGGAGGCCAACAAAAGTCTCAATGCCAAAGTTGATTTCGGTAAGTTCGACCTTACACTCATCAGCAGTTTCCCGAAATTCACATTGTCGATCAATGATGTAAGTATCGCGAATGTCGGGTTGTTTGAAGGTGATACCTTGTTCAGCACAAAAAATCTGACTGTGTCGCTCGACCTGATGAGTGTTATTAAAGGTGAGCAATACAGCATCCGATCAATTGTATTTGATCATCCCCGCATTAACGCACAGGTATTAAAGGATGGTAAGGCGAACTGGGATATAACTAAAGCTGACAGCGCCGCGAAACCGGAAGCAGCTTCTGAACCCGCAAAGTTTAAAATGAAACTAAGCAAGTTTGAAATTAAGGAGGGTTATCTCGTTTATAACGATGCCTCCATGAATTTTAATACTACAATTAAAGGGCTCAATCATACGTTGAGCGGAGATTTTACACAAGACCTGTTTGATCTTCAAACACTCACTTCTATGGAGCAGTTTACCACCACGTATGAAGGAGTTACCTATTTAAACAAAGTGAAAACAAATTTGAAAGCTGATTTGGCTGCCGATATGCCGAATTTTAAGTTCACATTTAAGCAGAACGAAATTGCCCTGAATGAATTATCATTTGGTGTTGACGGTTATTTCGCCATGCCCAAAGACGACATGGACATGGATATTAAATTCAAAGCCAATCAGAGTGAATTCAAAAGTTTTTTGTCGCTCATCCCCGCTGTTTATTCAAAAGATTTCGCCACAGTTAAAACCTCAGGAAAACTTGCATTCGATGGTTTTGTAAAAGGTATTTACAATGATAAGCTAATGCCGGCTTTCGGTGTTCATGTAATGATCAACGATGCTATGTTCCAGTACCCATCATTACCTAAAGCGGTAAAAGATATTACGGTTGATATTAAAGTAGACAACAAAGACGGCAAACCCGACAACACCATTATCGACATACATAAATTCCATGTGGAGATGGCCGGAAACCCTGTTGATGTGAAGATGCATGTTACCACGCCTGTTTCGGATGCTAATATTGATGGATCGATAATTGGTCGTGTTAACCTGGCCAGCCTGAAAGATGTTGTGCCGATGGATAAAGGTGATGAATTGAATGGAAACATCACAGCCGACCTGAAACTGAAAGGCCGTGTTTCAAAACTTGAACAGGGAAAATATGAAGAGTTTGATGCCAAAGGCCAGCTTATTGTGATGGATGTAAATTACAAGAGTGAAAAAGATAATTACGATGTATTGTTGAAATCAATGACACTCAACTTCTCACCAAAGTTTGTTGAATTGGCCGGCTTTGACGCGAAGATGGGCAAGAGTGATATTAAGGCCGATGGCCGCATTGATAACCTTCTGCAATATGTATTTAAAGAACAATTGTTAACGGGTACATTTAACATGAAATCGAGCCTGATGGACCTGAACCAGTTCATGACCGGTTCAACCGAGGGGCAAACACCAACTCCGGCGGATACCGCTTCAATGTCGGTTATACCGGTTCCGGCCAATATTGATTTTACTTTAACTACCAGTATCGGCAAATTGCTTTATACCAACCTCGAGTTATCCGACATTGAGGGAAAAGTGGTTATCAAAGATTCAAGGATCGATCTGCAAAATCTGAAAATGAATACTACAACCATTGAGGGATCAATGGCACTCAGCGGTTATTACGATACAAAGGATGTGAACAAACCCAACATTAATTTTAAGATCGACGCGAAAGATCTGAATGTAGAGAAAACCTTCAAAACATTTAATACCGTTCAAAAGCTGGCACCTGTTGGTAAATATGCCAATGGTAAATTCTCCACCCAGCTTGATTTTATTGCCGCCCTCGATAAAAAAATGATGCCGGTAATGAACACACTTACAGGCGGAGGCAAATTGCAAACCAAAGCTGTTAAAGTGGAAGGCTTCGGGCCGATGAATAAACTGGCCGATGCCCTGAAGATGGAAAAATTTAAAAAGGCCGATTTCAGTGATCTCGATCTGAGTTTCCGTTTTGAGGATGGCCGTGTAAAAGTTGATCCCTTTGATTTTAAACTGGGTGATGTAAAAGGAAAGATAGGAGGGTCGAACGGGTTCGACCAGACTATTGATTATATCTGGGATCTGCAAATGCCGCGTTCGGCTTTAGGTTCACAGGCTAATAGCGTAATAAGCGGTTTGGTTTCGCAGGCCAACAGCAAAGGAGCTGACTTAAGTGTGGGCGACAACATCAGTCTGAAAGCCTTGTTTGGCGGCACTGTAATGAACCCTACTGTTAAAACCAGCTTGAAGGATGCCGCAGGCAATGTAAAGGAAGATCTGAAAGCCAAAGTCACAGAAGAAATTGACAAGAAAAAGAAAGAGCTGGAAGACAAAGCCAAAGCCGAAGCCGACCGTTTGAAAAAGGAAGCCGAAGATAAAGCCAAAGCCGAAGCCGACCGTCTGAAAAAGGAAGCGGAAGATGCCGCAAACAAGGCTGCCGATGAGGCGAAAAAAAAGGCCGCTGATGAAGCGAAGAAAAAGTTGAAGGGTTTGTTTGGGAAGTAG